CCTGTTAGGGCCTCGGCTGCTTTATTTGGTCGTAATTGCAGCATAGTAGAATTTAATGGGTTCGTTCTTTTCACAGGAGTTGCTATGACCGGAAAACTTGGGCTAAAATTTTGGGGTGAAAAGTTTGCAGTTTTATTTTCGGCTTTGTTGGTTTTAGTGGTTATGCTCAGCTCTGGTTGCAGCCCAGCATTATCGGAAAAAGGCCAGCTCCTTCCCCATCATGCTGCCAACTATAGGGAAACCGTTTCTATTTCCAACGATCGTGTGACCATCTCTTTCAGTTTGCCCACAGGGTTGATCTCTTTTGCGGCCAGAGGGCGGGAGGTTTTTGAAGGTGCATTTTTCGGCGCCTTAATAAACGGAGAGGAATGGGTAAGTTCTCAATTTACCTGGGAAGAGTGGAGCAAAATTACCATAGCCGACGCTTTGGGCCACGGTAATAGCCTAATTGTTATCAGCACGGAGAACAGGGGAATCAGGTGGGTATTGGAGATCACTCTATACGAAGGCAAGGATTATGCAATCTTCCAGCACACACTGACCAATACAGGTCAACAAGCTGTAAAGGTAGGTGGTCTGAAGCCTCTTGCTGTGGAGGCCAACGGCAAATTCTCCAGAGATTTCTCCTTAAGAGGGGCCGTGGTTTTCATTAACGGTTATACCAGCGTCGGCTACAGGGGAGTGGTGCCTGTATTGCCTGTTCCCCACGTGGCAATACCCGGCTCCTTGCCCGATGGCACAGGTAACCTCCGTTTCGGTGATTACTCCGGGTGGTGGGTGCATGCCCTCTGGATCAGGAACAGGGGAATAGGGTTTATTGCCGGTGCACTTACAGCTGAGAAGTGGAAGACTTTTATTGATTTACGCCAGAATCTTCTTACCGGTAGAATATCCAGCTGGAGCGTGAACAACCTGGGCGATGCGCTGCTCCCTCCAGGTCAAGCTTTTGCTTCGGAAAAGATTATGATAGGGGTGTGCACCAACCCTCTGACCTGCCTGGATGAGTACGGAGCGGCTGTGGGAAAGGTTAACCAGGTTAAGCCAGCCCCCGCTTCCCTCGGATGGTGCTCTTGGCCTTACTATTACCGGAAGATCACCGAAACAGAGGTGTTGCGCAACGCTGCTTTTATGAAAGAAAGGCTCTCTCCCGCTTATAAATACGTCCTGATAGATAGCGGGTGGTTTACTTTCCGCGGTGATTGGAAGGCTAATGAGAAGTTCCCTGAAGGGATGAAGGCCACTGCTCAGAAGATCCGCAACCTGGGGCTGAGGCCAGGCCTGTGGTTCGCCCCTTTCCTGGTGGATAAGGGGTCAGCCCTTTTGCACCAGCATCCCGATTGGTTTGTGAAAAATGAGGATGGTTCGCTTTATGTTTATAAGCAAGACCCAGGAGCCCCGGAAAGGTACGTACTGGATGGTTCCCACCCTGAAGTGCAGGCGTGGCTGGAAAAGCTTTTCAGCACCGTAGTCAATGAATGGGGATACGAGTATCTGAAGCTGGATTTCCTACAAGCGGGCGCGGTGGAAGGCAAAAGATATAACCCTGCTGTAACTTCCCTGGAAGCTCTGCGCCAGGGCCTGCGGGCGATCAGAAGGGGAGCCGGCGATAAGACTTATATCCAGCAGGCTATAGGCCCATGGCTGGCGCCGGTGGGGATCCTCAACGAAAGCCGCATGGGCATGGATACAGAATTTCGCCTGAGCGCTGGCCTAACGACTAGCGATATTCCATGGCTCAACTGGCAATACGCCACCTGGTATATCCGGAACAACATAGCTGGCTACTTCGCCAGGGGCAATCTTTTCAATGTGCAGTCAGGCGAAGGGATCAGACTTGGACCCTGGTCTCTTCAAGAGACGAAGACTCTGCTGGCTACTTACGCCTTGAACGGCAACCTGTGGCTTGCTGGGGATTTGACAGCCTTGTCCCCGGAACAGATAGACTTGCTGAACAATGAGGCCATTATCGCTTTGAGCACTTCTAATTTAAGGGTCAAGCCCGCAGATCTTTTTGAAAGGCCGGATTTCCTGGCAGCCTTTGGCGCCATGAATGTGTTTGGCGATAGCCAGCGTTTAACTTACGGTAATTTACCCACTGTCTGGTATGCTCCTGTAGAAGGCTCACTGCTGGTCGGCCTGTTCAATTGGGGGGATCGCAGGACTACAGTAACTTTACCCCTGGCTAAGATAGGGCTGGATCCAGATAGAAGGTATTCCTTTTTTGACCTCTGGACCGGCCAGAAAGTAGGAGAATA
This genomic interval from Anaerolineae bacterium contains the following:
- a CDS encoding alpha-galactosidase, with the translated sequence MTGKLGLKFWGEKFAVLFSALLVLVVMLSSGCSPALSEKGQLLPHHAANYRETVSISNDRVTISFSLPTGLISFAARGREVFEGAFFGALINGEEWVSSQFTWEEWSKITIADALGHGNSLIVISTENRGIRWVLEITLYEGKDYAIFQHTLTNTGQQAVKVGGLKPLAVEANGKFSRDFSLRGAVVFINGYTSVGYRGVVPVLPVPHVAIPGSLPDGTGNLRFGDYSGWWVHALWIRNRGIGFIAGALTAEKWKTFIDLRQNLLTGRISSWSVNNLGDALLPPGQAFASEKIMIGVCTNPLTCLDEYGAAVGKVNQVKPAPASLGWCSWPYYYRKITETEVLRNAAFMKERLSPAYKYVLIDSGWFTFRGDWKANEKFPEGMKATAQKIRNLGLRPGLWFAPFLVDKGSALLHQHPDWFVKNEDGSLYVYKQDPGAPERYVLDGSHPEVQAWLEKLFSTVVNEWGYEYLKLDFLQAGAVEGKRYNPAVTSLEALRQGLRAIRRGAGDKTYIQQAIGPWLAPVGILNESRMGMDTEFRLSAGLTTSDIPWLNWQYATWYIRNNIAGYFARGNLFNVQSGEGIRLGPWSLQETKTLLATYALNGNLWLAGDLTALSPEQIDLLNNEAIIALSTSNLRVKPADLFERPDFLAAFGAMNVFGDSQRLTYGNLPTVWYAPVEGSLLVGLFNWGDRRTTVTLPLAKIGLDPDRRYSFFDLWTGQKVGEYRGSITIPIDAHSHMLLRIE